In Lycium ferocissimum isolate CSIRO_LF1 chromosome 7, AGI_CSIRO_Lferr_CH_V1, whole genome shotgun sequence, the sequence TGTAGTCttccttattaaaaaaatggtgATTTTGTAGTCTTGCCAGGtctcttcttttcctccttTCCAATATTTTTTTCTGTAATCAAGCAATAAAATTTCTGTTGTCACCTAAGAGGATCTCCAAGAAGAATAAGAGTCGGTATATTTTATGCCACGGCCTATATTTAGCTGGTACCTGGCCGAACTGAAGAGCTGTCCTTTTTGTTTCCAGTTATTTGCTTCCTCCACCGCCTCCACAGGTTTGGATGACTTCACGAAGGTTTTAGAAATTCAGCGCAGTTTATCCACGAAGGATTCTGCCTGCATTTAGGTGGTATGGTGGTTTCAATTAGGAATGAGTAAATGGTATCATCTGAAACTTGAGCAAATATATGATCATTGACTAAAATAAGAACTAGTTATACCATTTGAAAACCCCGGGCGTCAATCATCAGTGATACAGTGTGTTTGATGCTTTAGCAAATATGTGATCATTGACTAAAAATAAGCAGCTACTTCTATTACAGTAACTTTTTATTACTCTTGTACAAGAAGCATTATATATAGGTAGAATGAATCTATGTGAATTTGTAAAATATTGACTGAGAATGTTAAAATTTGCTGTTAGATAGCATTCTAGATATCGAAAAACCCGTTCTAGGGTGTGTTGCACATGTTGCTCAAGTGATTGTAAGATGTGTTGTAGAGCTGTACAACTTTGCTTAACATGAGTTCCAGCTATGTCTTGTGCTCTCCGTGAGTGTTATTGAAgctgctttcttcttatttagtTGCAGGACATGAAAGCTAATAAGTTATCCAGCTTTAACTGAGAGTTGTTAGGTGGTTCTTCAATGCGAGCCACTAAGAAATGTTGAAATTTCCTATTGACTTCCTGAATTTTAATGAAGGATTTGGGGAGTCTAAGTAAGTCACTGTTTGAGATGCGCTTGCTGGTAGTTGGAGTTTCTTGCTTTGAGTACCCTGAGGCCCAACCAAGTTGGCTTCTATCTGTCGGAGCTAATTGAGCCTTTTGCTTTTTTATAAATAGCGATATCCTCTTCTTACCATAACATAGAATTTGCCTCTTAAGTTTTGCTATGCTTACATTGTAGAACAGTTCTCATCATGAGCTATATTTATGTCGTAGAACAGTTTTCATCATCTGTTATGTTTACATCGTAGAACAGTTGTCATGTTTCAACTGGGAAGAAGACGGGATCCAAGTGTATCATCTAGCAGCAGCTAGTTTTGCATCTTATAGTGTATTTTTACTATTCATTGGATCTACTGAAGTAGATGTATATCGGAAATTGATTCTTGCAATTGAAGTAGAATTAGATTTCCCAAGGTGACGGATATATTCGGTGAAAGATAATCTCGTCATTGGATTTGTAGGCTACTTGAAGGCAGGAAGCAAATTCAAGGATGTGAActgaaattttcttttcttaaatgGGCTTGCGCTTGTTGGTTATGCTATTTTCGCAAGTGAAATAGGGATGGAGCTATTATTTACATCTGTGATTGTTACATTACTCTTGGGCAGGGGTGTCAAATATGGCTCAAAAGATGATGCCCACCTAACCCGCTCAATTTTTTTGGGTTGGACTCAAGATAATTTCATGTTGGACTGATTTTTTCCTACCCAACACAGCCCATTTTAAAGTGATCTTTAACTTAGTCTAATTTTAGTCCGTTTTTAATATTTACTTAGATTTGGATTTATTGCTAGAAAtttactttactttttttttttttttttttttttatatacacttttcttgtatcatgtATCTTATAAGTTTGTGGTGCTTTTGATAGgcggaaaatatttttcacaaaaaatgcTTTTCTCAAAGAACATTCCACGAAAAACtcgcaaaaaatatttttctagaaaatagacTCAAAAATATCGGGCCAAGTTGGGTGGGTCATGACCCAATCCATTTTTAGCCCATTTTAAGGGCAATTCGCattattttggggtggtttttaatttttgcccaacAAATttgtggtatttaatttttgccgtTCGCCTAATACAATGAGGTTTAAGGTTCGAATCAAcgcttagtcaaaaaaaaaaaaatccggaagGCAGAGTTTtatagcaaagttaggcctattcgggcaaaagttaggcttCAAGCATAGTTTTGCAAGCTAAAGTTAAGCCTCAGGCATAGTTTTGCAAGTCAAAGTTAAGCCTCAGGCATAGTTTGCCTTCAGGTATAAGGCCTAGCGAATCTAAatctctgccttgcgatttattttaaattttttttgtcagagtggggattcgaacccagaacacATAGGTTTTTAGACAAAGGCCAAAAAcaaaagatttcaaatttgagggccaaaaattaaagaccagtacttttgaagggcaatccgcacaaaaaaaaaaatcaatttcaatccaagtaACTTTTGGGTCAATGTTAGCACAATCTATTTATCACCTTAGCTCATTTTGATTGAGCCAATTTCAACTCAACCAGCCCGTTTGACACTCCAACTCTTAGGAACCATTTGGTAGACTATGTTTTGTTGCttcatatataaattattttatggaTACGCAACAACGCTTGGGAGAATTTATGGGAGTAAATGAGGGGACACACTAATTTATTAGGATGAAACTATTTTTCTTGGAAAGTCAACTGCACTTTCAAATGTTCTTTATAGGAATTTTTACTCATTGTAGCttcttttaagacctaattattaatattaactatccttttatttaattatatttagtagctaattaatttttctaaattacaaatggtagctatatcaaaaaatacatacccaaacacgtatatctttcttttttctcaatcacttctttcatttcatatttttcatttctcaaaaatcttaaaaaatctCTCTTCCTTctctcaaccaccaccaccGTGTGCGCACCACCACCGTGCGCCCGCGCCTCTCTGCTCCTCCGTCTCCTCCGTgctcacccctctctctctccgccgcccctctctctcttctccgtCTCCCTCTGTgctcacccctctctctctctctctctcttttcgcTCTGTATCCGGCCGTGTGCATTGTTGATGGCGGCGGTGATGGATTGATTTTGAGATGGTGGCGGAGAAGATGACGTAGAGgggagagattagggttttgttGGTGATGGAAAGATTAGGGTTTTTTGGTGGTGATGGTGTCTCAGATTTgggtttttggtggtggtggtgtctcaGATTAGAATTTTGGTGGTGttggagagattagggttttttgGTGGTAGTAGTGTCTCAGATCTGGCCatgtgtatttgttaaaagccaaatacaaatacattcaaaaatctacatctcacaaatacactgtttttgaatgtatttgtctttgtatttttgagtgcattttttagtgtattttgttaatagccaaacacattattttttttaatgtatttgtcatgtatttgaattttttgatcTTGTATCGAATGTATATGTTGAAATTCATTCAAATACacgaaaatttgaatatatttggcttcatagtagttggaatgtacacaatgtatttgaaatacatcaaaaaaagccactgaaatacatcaaaaaaaatcactaaaatacataaaaaaaaaaaagacacggaAATACattatggcaaaaaaaaaaaaatcactgaaatacataaaaaaaaaatcactaaaatatatcaaaaaaatatatattaatatctaatttaatagctccaccattaaaggctaaaatcaaggatcatgttttttttttttttttaccttattCTCATGTAAATACACGCGAAAACATACACTATTTTGTCAAaatgtagctacaaatggtaatatttaaaaggATAGGCTAGAATGGTAGGAAAATTACACATGATAAGGTGATCGTTGAAATTTTACCTTCTTTATATGGGGTTATGGAGGTTGCCTCAGTCTTGAGATTGATGCTCAAATCCGTTCTCATTCTCTATTCAACTTAGCCTGTCGAATCGCCGTGGGCTTCTATGTTTCTGTTCAACATGGAGCTATTAAATTTGTTCTAGGCCCACTTAGCTTGTTGGGCTCTACTCTGTCTCTTTTACGGGCAATTTGCTGGACtgtccttcgctgggggtggggtggtctttaatttttggccctcaaattggtggtctttaatttttgtccttcgttaaaaaaaatttggtttcgggttcgaacctccggtcagtcaattttttttttaaaattcgcaagatagagtttggattcgcaaggcagagttttgcctttgGACCGAAggtaaaattctgccttaagccagagttttgaggcaaaattctgccttgcgaatcaaAACATCTTTCTAgagaaaattcttttttttttttttccatttgaagCTGGGGAACGGCTAGCCTCAagatattaggcgaaggacaaaaattaaagaccatcaatttgaagcacaaaaattaaagaccaccccaaatgaaggacaatccgggCAAAAATCTGCCATGGACTGTTCCTTAATATGGCAAAAATCTGCCTACTCTTCAACCCCCTTCTTTAGCTCTTCAAACCACTCTTATTTccttacaaaaagaaaaagaaaaagaaaaagaagaatacaagaaaaaacaaaaaccaaaagaaaaaggaagttcAAATTCACGAGTAAAATCCAATATCAGTTGACACGTGTGAACCAAGAAAGCGTGTGAGATATAGTATCAGATATCTCATCAATTGTGTAATGATTTCTTATGAAActtatattaatattttatttaatgttcTTAACTACCCATTGTTCGCTTCGTATTCTCACTAAAAGTTTAGATTCTTTATAAGATTGGATTTCAACAACTTTCCGTCATAGATACCCAACACTACTCGGTAGTATGCATTTCATCTAGCCATTCTGCGTTCCGTCTTTAGCCGATTTCGATTTTAAGTTATGCGTCCATTCGCCGACAACACAAAAACCATTATTTCTCAAGCTCAAAACGATAAGAAGGAAAATAGCACTTCTCACTTTCTCTGTTTTTCTTGTAAAGTCATATCTAATGGTAGAGTTAGGACTTTTCACCAAGAGAATAAATGTGTAGACAAAAATCTATCATATACACACAAAAACAATTTTAATATTATGTATAGCACACAAAGACAATTTTAATGTTATGTATATTGTATAGTATAATTAGCTCCGTTATTGATAACTTTGCGGCTTTGCCCTGCTATGAGTCGCGACTAGCGAGTAGAGGTGACGTGTGGATTGCCAATTTCTAGCGTGTCTGCATGAGCTTAGCTTCTTAGCATGCATTCGCACGTGTCTTTATCTTACGTCATCTGCTGCTCCCCACGTTCGAAAACATCTTGCTATCCCACCAGATATTTCCAACAACTAATATAGCCATCATTATTCGATTATTAATAATCACGTTATCTAACATGATTTGGCAAACACCGcaagtatatattttttcgtGGACAGCCTTCTGTttccattttcttcataaaaactCGTCCAAAAATTAATGGTCGTCTGTGTTTTTACAATCAAATCTATGATTCCGATCCTTTGATTTTTAAAAGTCAAAAAGTTTGTGGTGTTTGGCGTATGGCagccaaaattccaatttcagGGTTGATTCATGgtttttgaaattctttttgGTCATTCTTCATTTTGATTAggtcattatattatttttaaaacggGATCTTGTTAGTACTGGTTGTTTGGATCTTATAATTAGAGCTTACCAACGAGAGTTGTCTTGGGTAATAATCTTTTTCATCCTTAACTATGGTCACTGCCGCACCATGTGAGATTTCTCTACATAAATCCGAATAGTTGGGCCCTAATACAAATTCCGGATAAGGTATGCGAAGCCATATAAAGGAAACTAGACAGGGCTTTTAAATTCATATTCTGTTTTATCTTTACTTTTGACTTCAAAAACAAATTTCGGAGCAAGTAAAGACATTAATTGATACTCTTTCTTTTCACTTTTAGCTACATCAATATGCTTACAAGGTTTTAGTGTAAGTAGTGACAGAGAcggagaaaaaaatttaaatttgatgaaTTTAACTTTAAGATTTTTAACACTAAATTTGTTGTGTCTGTAACATTATAAGTCAATCAAATATTTAGGTAAATTTGGTAAacgtttgtatataaatttgtACCTCGTATCAAAAACATTAAATTAGAATGAACTCGTTGCTCAAAAGCTACTTCTACCGCCGATTAGTGATGATATCTTTAGAAAATGTATTACCAATCCTACAAGCGATCcatcaaaaattcaaaactgAGACCAAATTAAGACGAACCATGAATCATAGATTCTCTGATTTTTATTGTAATCCAGACAAGCCATGTATCATGGAATCTCTGTTGAGTTATATATCCTTCTATCGTCATTCCAATGTAAGGTACGTGTTACGTGTATATATGATGGCCATATGTAAAAGGGTACCGTATGCCAAAGAATTACTTTTGAGAGTTGACGATTCTCCTTGCTTTCAGAATATATATAGATTTCCAATCAGATAATGtgatcacatatatataaagtccAAATTTATGCGATAAAATGGTGCAGCCATATAAATCCCTTTTATATCGTACGGTCTACTTAAAAGAATataaagaatatttatatcgtACGGTctacttaaaagaaaattatatcgTGCTGGAAGAAATACGGATTTGAGATGAACGTCAATCTACCCCCAATACTATGGACTTGATCTTCAAGCCTCTTGGAGTATATGTAGCTCTATGAAATGTTAATTTGAGCATAGataaatttgggatttaaaGTCACCGGGTTTAGATCTAAAAATAGTGATATTATATGTTGTTGGAAATGTATTGATTCATTTCCTATTTTGGCTGATGAAGAACAGAGAAGAGGAAGATGTATATCTTCCCTCTCAGCTTTTACTAATTCATCGGCTGGCAGCCTTAGAGCTCTTCGATCAGACTGTGATGGATATAATCAAGTCCCTTCGGTTGTCATCAAAGATAGATAGGGGTCTTTCATTGGATTCTTTAGGCACATGCTTGAGTTAGTCAATTTTGTTATTGATTAGGGAAATAGTGCATAGACTGTATAGGAATATCTTATTCTTTCAGCTCAATACTTATATAAATACATTacaatacaatgaagaaatacaggggaaaaaaaattcgcaaataCATTTCTCCTTTCTATTGCAGCAAATACAGTGAATACACAATGAATGCTTTCTAGAGGGTAAACTCTTGATATTGATCAAGATTAGTAGTTAATATGTTAATTATAACTAGAAGCTTAAGAATCAAATAATCAATTGGAATACAGACTATCaagtttcattttcttatttgaatGTTAGAATTGATAATTAGACCTACAAAGACAAGATAAAGTTGAGGAGAATTTAACACATACTCCCTGCGTCCTAATTAATTTATACTCCATATACGATGATGCCTGCACAAAGTTTAAAATCAAACGACGATAATTATCTTCGAAAGTTATTTTGTGACAAAAAAGTTACTcaattattcacatttcacctACAAAGTTACTTAAACAACTCAGATAATATTTTTAGAAGATATTAATTGCTgacatgaaatatttttttttttttttcgaaattctAACTGACACATGAATTAGGACAGAAAGAGATAATTTCTATACTTGTCAAAGTTAAACGATCAGATATCCTTGATTTtcatgttctttttcttttctttttgataatgtataaatcttctatatcattagcGAGTATCTACTTATAACATGTCTACTTTTGAATCTTGAAAGATGGAATAAATTTGTAAACATATTACcgttgaaaatattttaatgtCATACATATGACTTAAATCCGTCGAAGAATCATATAGTTTTGACATACGTGGCATACTTAGGTACGTCCACTTGTATGCAAGAGAGAATGTGAACAACACATAAGATAAAGTTGATGATAATTAGTTAAGGCATCTAATGATTGTATAACTTTTTTATGTGCTGTACTTCTCACTTTTCATCTAGCTAGCTAATTAAAATGCCCTCCGCCCacaaaaatgactttaaaaGATCCCCCTATACATATCTTCTTCCAATCAAAACTCTCTTTCCTTCTCTCATCCATGGACCCctctctctttcaaattcactATACTCTTATCTCTATAAAATATGCATTAAATTATATACCAACTTCtctttcttctagtttttcatgTCTTAAAAGTCTCCTTCGTCCTCACCCACATAATATATGTTAGAATATGACCAAAAGCTGTTGCCAACTGTCAACCcatttaattttcttatatCTGGCCTTAGTCCATCCATTATCTTCTCTCCAAGACCAAAATTATCATTGAAGCTCTTCAACACTTAAAAATAGAATATTGTTATTTCGTTAACTTGTCACCAAGAAGAACATCGTCAATATGAACCAGTGTGTACCGAGTTGGGATCTCGACGAGTCTCCCAATCCTCCAAAAAATCCTATTCAAACTCAATCCAATTCTTTAGCCGCTGATGTCCCCTCGTACGTGCTCTCTGTAACTCTTTcacaatatattttttcataaatttgTGACTAATATAATATTTTGCATTTAACGACTTAAAATTCTGAATTCGACAGGTTGGATTATGAAGTAGCGGAGCTAACATGGGAAAATGGTCATTTAGCAATGCATGGATTAGGTCCTCCACGGGTCCCTAATAAGCCCATATCAAGCTACGGAGGCACCCTTGAATCCATAGTAAACCAAGCAACCCGACCTAACCCCCCTCATCACCACGGTAAACCCGTCGTAGACGGGAACAAACGCGGTGGTGATGAGGTGGTCCCTTGGTTCAACAACCACCACGCCACCGCCTACAGTCCTCCAGCTACCGCCTTAGTCACCACGACAAAGGATGCCTTAGTGCCATGTTCAAGAAACACCGACCACCACAGACGCTCCGTCCACATGCCGGGGCTTGACGGCTCCGCACACGTGGGGTCATGCAGTGGCGCAACCAACAGCAGAGACTGGATGGCGGCGCCACGCATGACAGTAGGCCCCACTCAACATGAGTGGAGCAGCCGTGCCGATATGAGTGTAAGTGGAAGTGCAACTTGTGGAGGAGATAGCCGCCAATTGACGGTTGACACGTTTGATAGAGAATTGGGTACAACTATGTTCACTTCTACATCTATGGGGTCACCGGGAAACACCAGTTCTGACAAGCAGTGCACTAATAGGACGGGGGATGACCATGATTCCGTTTGTCACAGCAGACCTCAGGTAAAAATATATACTCCTACTAACTTCTTTTCGTGCATAATTTCATTGTGTGATTCTGCATGTGTCTTTATGGATAATTTCATTGTACGGTTTATCAAGTTGGGaccattttatttaaaatattaaactaTTAAAAATAcagatttttatttatttaattaagtcTTCAACATGTTTCATGTGCAACCTTGATTCTTTTTCATGGCCATACGCATGAAAATTCTATCTGCTCTACTTTCATGTTAAGTGTGTGATCATCTTATCTATAACTTCTAAGCTGTTAGAGAGAGGATaaactatttatttaattatgtcttcaataatattaactttaaaaataatctACAAATTTAGAAACTATA encodes:
- the LOC132064093 gene encoding transcription factor UNE10 — protein: MNQCVPSWDLDESPNPPKNPIQTQSNSLAADVPSLDYEVAELTWENGHLAMHGLGPPRVPNKPISSYGGTLESIVNQATRPNPPHHHGKPVVDGNKRGGDEVVPWFNNHHATAYSPPATALVTTTKDALVPCSRNTDHHRRSVHMPGLDGSAHVGSCSGATNSRDWMAAPRMTVGPTQHEWSSRADMSVSGSATCGGDSRQLTVDTFDRELGTTMFTSTSMGSPGNTSSDKQCTNRTGDDHDSVCHSRPQREAGDHEEDENDKKGSKNSSSSTKRKRAAAIHNQSERKRRDKINQRMKTLQKLVPNSSKTDKASMLDEVIEYLKQLQAQVHMVSRMNMSPAMMLPLAMQQQLQMSMMGMGMGMGMGMGVAGVLDINRPNIAGLPPFLHPTAATAAFMQPMTSWDSSSATAAPAAAAAGVIPDPLTALLACQSQPMTMDAYSKMAAFYQQFQQPPAASGPKLN